A genomic segment from Luteibacter aegosomatis encodes:
- the pbpC gene encoding penicillin-binding protein 1C encodes MRQILRTHWHNLLAALLLVGAVLVGFRLWPHDPLRAWFPSSTAIYDADGRLLRLTLASDDRYRLWVPLEDISPSLVDGVLLHEDRWFRWHPGVSTWGLMRGAWITYVRHGNPQGGSTITMQLARLIWHLDTRHPAGKLVQAARAVQLELLYSKHDILEAYLNAAPYGRNVEGVGAASLAYFGKPPSRLSLPEALTLAVIPQEPARGVPGRINGSTVIAANLKASRDRLFERWATRHPVDEAARPLFDLPLRLRSLSRLPFEAPHFVEQVLAERRIDGDDDMRVKTTLDLGLQHSLERQVRQYVEHAGDRGIRNAAALLIDTRDMGVKAMVGSADYFDASIFGQVNGTLAKRSPGSTLKPFIYALGFDQGLLHPETVLRDVPSAFGPYTPENFDGHFLGPVTATQALVRSRNIPAVQVASRLGHPTLYEFLRDAGISRMASEQHYGLALVLGGGEVTMQELGGLYAMLANRGEWRPLRMLADAPRTKGTRLLSEEAAFMVMDMLRQNPRPDDAVAAQPSRLPLYWKTGTSWSFRDAWTAGSFGPYVLVVWVGNFDGSGNPAFIGVEAAAPLFFRIADALRAERPGLVEPVRRNPPNLRRVPICIASGDLPNAWCPQVGSTWFIPGKSPIRVSTVHRPVVVDTHTGKPACPPYDPSRTRTDVYEYWPSDLARVFAQAGMPRRAPPPLPDCQGGGQVAGDPPSITSPLKGSTYQIRVSRLGSEKIAFSATSDASARMLYWFVDDAYLGSAAPGQALMWAPERSGRFLIRAVDDRGRGDSRELRIGLME; translated from the coding sequence ATGAGACAGATCCTCCGCACCCACTGGCACAACCTCCTTGCCGCGCTGCTGCTCGTCGGTGCCGTGCTGGTCGGCTTTCGCCTGTGGCCGCATGATCCGCTGCGCGCCTGGTTTCCCTCGTCGACGGCGATCTACGACGCCGACGGTCGCCTGCTGCGGCTCACCCTCGCCAGCGACGACCGCTATCGCCTCTGGGTGCCCCTTGAAGACATCTCGCCGTCGCTCGTCGACGGGGTGCTGCTGCATGAAGACCGTTGGTTCCGCTGGCATCCCGGCGTGTCGACCTGGGGCCTGATGCGCGGCGCCTGGATCACCTATGTGCGCCACGGCAATCCACAGGGCGGGTCGACGATCACGATGCAGCTGGCGCGCCTGATCTGGCACCTGGATACGCGCCATCCGGCGGGCAAGCTGGTGCAGGCGGCGCGTGCCGTGCAGCTGGAGCTTCTGTATTCCAAGCACGACATCCTCGAGGCGTATCTCAACGCCGCACCGTACGGCCGCAACGTCGAAGGCGTGGGCGCGGCGAGCCTCGCGTACTTCGGCAAGCCGCCCTCGCGACTCAGCCTGCCCGAAGCCTTGACGCTCGCGGTCATCCCCCAGGAGCCCGCGCGTGGCGTTCCGGGACGCATCAACGGCAGCACGGTGATCGCCGCCAACCTGAAGGCCTCGCGCGACCGTCTATTCGAACGCTGGGCGACAAGACACCCGGTCGACGAGGCCGCCAGGCCGCTCTTCGACCTGCCGCTGCGTTTGCGTTCGTTGTCGCGCCTGCCGTTCGAAGCGCCGCATTTCGTCGAACAGGTGCTGGCCGAACGCCGCATCGACGGCGACGACGACATGCGCGTGAAGACCACGCTCGACCTCGGCCTGCAGCACAGTCTCGAGCGTCAGGTGCGCCAGTACGTGGAGCATGCCGGCGACCGCGGTATCCGCAACGCCGCCGCCTTGCTCATCGATACGCGCGACATGGGCGTGAAGGCGATGGTCGGCTCGGCGGATTACTTCGATGCCTCGATCTTCGGCCAAGTCAACGGCACGCTGGCGAAACGGTCGCCGGGCTCCACCCTGAAGCCCTTCATCTACGCCCTCGGCTTCGACCAGGGCCTGCTGCATCCGGAAACCGTCTTGCGCGACGTGCCGTCCGCTTTCGGGCCCTATACGCCGGAGAATTTCGACGGACATTTCCTCGGGCCCGTCACCGCGACGCAGGCTCTCGTGCGCAGCCGCAACATTCCCGCGGTACAGGTGGCCTCGCGGCTCGGGCATCCCACCCTCTACGAGTTCCTTCGCGATGCGGGCATCTCGCGCATGGCTAGCGAGCAGCATTACGGCCTCGCGCTGGTGCTGGGGGGCGGCGAAGTCACCATGCAGGAGCTGGGTGGTCTGTACGCGATGCTGGCCAATCGTGGCGAATGGCGTCCGTTGCGCATGCTTGCCGACGCGCCCCGTACGAAGGGCACGCGCCTGCTCAGCGAAGAGGCGGCCTTCATGGTGATGGACATGCTTCGGCAGAACCCGCGCCCGGACGACGCGGTGGCCGCGCAGCCTTCGCGACTGCCGTTGTACTGGAAGACGGGAACGTCGTGGAGCTTTCGCGATGCGTGGACGGCGGGGAGTTTCGGTCCTTACGTGCTGGTGGTGTGGGTCGGCAACTTCGACGGGTCGGGCAACCCGGCTTTCATCGGCGTGGAAGCCGCCGCGCCGCTCTTTTTCCGCATCGCCGATGCGCTTCGCGCCGAACGGCCGGGGCTGGTCGAGCCGGTGCGACGCAATCCGCCGAACCTGCGTCGCGTGCCCATCTGCATCGCCAGCGGTGATTTGCCCAACGCATGGTGCCCCCAGGTGGGCAGCACGTGGTTCATTCCCGGCAAATCACCCATTCGCGTAAGCACCGTGCACCGCCCGGTCGTCGTCGATACGCATACGGGCAAGCCGGCCTGTCCCCCCTACGATCCATCCCGCACGCGCACCGACGTCTACGAATACTGGCCTTCCGACCTGGCCCGCGTCTTCGCGCAGGCCGGCATGCCGCGCCGCGCGCCTCCACCGTTACCGGACTGCCAGGGCGGTGGGCAGGTGGCGGGGGATCCGCCGAGCATCACTTCCCCGCTCAAGGGCAGCACGTACCAGATCCGCGTATCGCGGCTGGGCAGCGAGAAGATCGCCTTCTCCGCGACCAGCGACGCGAGCGCGCGCATGCTTTACTGGTTCGTCGACGACGCCTACCTCGGTAGCGCGGCTCCCGGGCAAGCGCTGATGTGGGCACCCGAGCGCAGCGGGCGATTCCTGATCCGCGCGGTGGACGACCGGGGACGTGGCGATTCGCGCGAGTTGCGGATCGGGCTGATGGAATAA
- a CDS encoding VOC family protein, with protein MPSTVIPCLRYRDALGAIDFLCKAFGFERQAVYADENDGRLVDHAQLTYGDGMVMLGSVRDDTPFARHMVQPDEVMGRETQCACVTVRGDLRAHYERARNAGAVIVDDYEEKEYGGAGYSARDPEGHLWYFGTYDPWAIA; from the coding sequence ATGCCCAGCACCGTCATCCCCTGCCTGCGATACCGTGACGCCCTCGGAGCCATCGATTTCCTCTGCAAGGCGTTCGGTTTCGAAAGGCAAGCCGTCTACGCCGACGAGAACGACGGGCGTCTCGTCGATCATGCGCAGCTCACCTATGGGGACGGCATGGTCATGCTGGGCTCGGTGCGTGACGATACGCCGTTCGCGAGGCACATGGTGCAGCCCGACGAAGTCATGGGTCGCGAGACGCAATGCGCTTGCGTGACGGTAAGGGGCGACTTGCGGGCGCACTACGAGCGCGCGAGGAACGCGGGCGCCGTCATCGTCGACGACTACGAGGAAAAGGAATATGGCGGCGCGGGCTACTCGGCACGGGACCCGGAAGGCCACCTCTGGTACTTCGGAACCTACGATCCCTGGGCCATCGCGTGA